GATGTCACGCTTGCGCTTGACACGTGAtttgactaatggttaaagttgaccacggatcaaaaaactgggcCTTAGTTAGACACACCTACACTATTGTTGGGTTAGGTTAGGTGCCTAACTACCTCTTATAATAACTTACGAGGTTTGATCTCGGTTTGACAGAGGGACCCTTTCATAGGTATCTACGCATGTGACTTCTCCCATACCGAGACCTACTCCCGTTTAGAAATAGCAATAAGTAATGACTCTGTGTAAAAATGGTAATGGTGAGATGATTACATTTTCAGGATTCTTGGTTATGTTTTCATAGGTGGCCTCTCTAGGTGTAGGTAATAATACCAACATAGGTGGTAAAATACCtttagtacttatacttacctagttacGTAGAATTTGGATTTTTATAACTTCGCCAGtcataaaataactttaactCTACCTAGGCTTGTACTTTACATATCGTATCGTATGTAAActtatctaagtaggtacaacatattataaaataatgctaTATTTCCTCTGTACCAGCCTTGTGTATGTGCTTTGGTTCTTTGATGACGTTTTTTGCACCGATGGGCAGGAATATTTGAAAGACTTCATAAACGGAGATGGAGGTCCTTCAGTATTTTTAacgaaatattatgtaggtactttacctacctacctgctttgtactaataaaaacaatctTTTTGCAGGAGTCACACAAAACGAAGGTGTATTCGTGTTTACAGCCCCTTATACTTTGTGCGACAATTCCAGTAAAGATCCATGCCAGAAGGATCATAGGAACATCATATTCCCGGTGTATATCGGTAGAAGTGCTCAGGAGCACTACAAAAAGACCTTTAAAAAAGATTATTTGCGTGATGTACTGAGTGGTCATAGAAACGCGCCGTTTAAGAAACGAACAACAGCTAGGGTTACTACGAAGGATGAAGTCACATGTAGTAGCAGTGTTAGTAGTGTATCTGGGACCTCCAGTACCGTAGCTCAATTTATTAAGGGGATCTAAGTTGATCTAACATAACCACCCATACACGTGGACTACAGGGCAGCAATTTTATTTCCGAAATACCTAGTTAAGTTAAGTAAAGGTATTGGGTATATTGtttcgtttttataatttttaagtcattaaaaaataaactaaaactgTGTTTCTATTCTTACTTTGTATCTAGTAACTAGATAAAACCTAAataggcacatttaagaactTTTATTTCCTATGTTTCAAAAATTTTGCTTCCTTTTTCGACCTGTCTATAGTCTATAGTTATCTATCGTGCAACTATTATGGCATGCATAGGAAAGAGCAGGTTTATAGTTATGATTTAACCTGAATACCTATCAACTAAAATATTCCTTTTCAGTGTTAGGAGATGTATCACCAAGCGCGCTGGGGCGCACGCTCACCCATGAGCATCTTGCCATGGACTACTCGCACTTCTACAGCCACCCGCCTCCGCAACTCAAGTCTGCCCTCGACCACAAGATCTCGCTCAACCAGGTCGGATACCTGCGCCAGTGGCCCTACAGCTCCTCGTATAACCTCGTGCTGAATGATAAAGATGCTAAAGCTGCGGTTAAGAATGACGTTGGTTATTACAAGAAGTTCGGCGGAGGTAGGTTGTTCCAAATTTTCCGGTGTCAATGGGATATAGACCTAATTAAATCTTCttttataactaagtacttatctacctattttaatgaattaacACCAATCTTACTTCGTATCACAGGAACGATAGCAGAAAACACAACGGAAGGTCTGAAACGTGACTTGGCATTCTACAAAGAAGTGTCCAAGGAGACTGGAGTGCATATAGTTCAGGGCACAGGGTTCTACCTGGCGCAAACCCAAGGTCAGCAAGTTCTGGGGAGCAGCCAGGAGCAACATTACCAGCATATGGTGGATGAGCTGACTGTCGGATGTGTTGAAGACAAGACTGTGAAAGCTGGTTTCATCGGGGAGGTCGCTAGCATTTGGCCTTTACAAGGTAAGATGATGGGTCTGAGATttatgacctatattttgaGAATGAGCCAACTTTGGCCCTTGGAAATAGACTTGAGAACACGTTATACGGCATACCTATTGAATCTTCACTTATCGTTACTAATAaaatcccggaattcccaccgaaaaacttttaaaggcgaagcctAACAACTCCTATGCTCTAACCCTACATTCTCACGCTTCCCAGACTTCGAGCGCACGTCAATCCTGGCGGCTGGCCTGGCGCAGGAGACGGTCGGCTGTGGCGTCAGCTTCCACCCGCATCGCGTGCAAGAGGCGCCCTTCGAGATTATTCGCCTGTATCTGGAGGCCGGCGGGAGGGCGGATAAGGCGGTTATGTCGCATTTGGATAGTGAGTTTGTGCGGATCACCTCGACCGTTTAGGAAACTATTACTGTACGGTCGAAGGAAGTGGCGGTTGCACCTGTTGGTTCTTTATGAAGATGAGGAAATGCCACTGTTGAGGTAGCTGTTAGCCTGTATAGTCTTCCAAAGAAAACACCGATATTACTGTTCACTGTTGACTTCGAGTGTCTCTGGAAATCTTCACTGTTAGGCTGTCATTAGTGGACTGTATGTTGTTTACTGTTCCGCTGTTACTATTAGACTGACTTGTTTACTCGCCGGGCACGTCTCTTTATATAGGCCAGCGAGCGATCTTCCCGTAAGTTCCAGAGATACTCGAGGTtaccatttattattattacaaaggTAGGCAGGTAGTCGAacaactataagtacttaactatttagCGCCCAGAACCTTCGCGAGCGTAATTGAACTAACTACTCGATCTAGTTATTTCTATGAactgtttacaaataaaatgaactATTTACAATGAAGACTAAACTATGAACTATAACGTCTTCAGTCGTTCCGTACATCTCTCCCGCCGGTCATCGCCTGCAGGGCGTTGAAATCTTCGGTCGGAACGACTGGAGCTGTAGGCAGGATCACCAGCTGCTTGGTCGGTCTTCTGAAGGCCATTCCTTTGGTCTGGACGTCGACTACTCGTGCGATGTCTTCTCTGAGGTAGACAGCCGTGACCACGTCTTTCAGCCACGTGTTGTGCGGTAGGTTGCCGTCTGCCACCATGATGACGTCTCCGACCTTGACCGCCGTGCCTGGTAGTAGGGTCCTGAAGTCTTTGCTGTTCAGTGTCAAGCTTCAGTATCTTCGGTGTGATCGTCAGTGAGTCGAGCGCGAAGTGTCTCTTCGGCTGCTCGTCCATTCTGTCTTCGATGCTGACGATGTTGTTCACGTAGTGCACACGCTGTCCCAGTGCACGTGTGTGTGCACCGTGTAACACCCAGCCCAGTGGTGTGCGTGAGGCCACTGGTTGGTGTCGCTGTCCCACTCTCACTTCCGCTGCCATCAGCAGGTGCCAGTTGTCTTGGCCGATGAGCAGGCCTGGCTTCATGTCTGTGTGCTTCAGCTCGTGCTGGATGTCTTCCAGGTGAGGGCAGCCGGCGAGGTCTTGCTCGGTGACACGCTGTGCGGCGAGGTGCAGCTTCTGTACTGTGCGTGCGTTGACTGTGTGCGTCTCGTTCGCACCCTTGAGAGTGAACGCGACGCGACGCGATGCGGACTCGTCGACGCTTGTGTCGGAGACACCTTCTATGTAGAGAGGGTCTATGGACCCCCTGGCTCCGATCTTCTGTACTATTTCACTGTCGATGAGCGTTACTGTTGATCCGTCGTCTAGGAGCGCGCATGTGTCGACCACTCCCGCCGGTCCAGAGACTTGGACCTTTACTATTTTGCGATACGCTTTCGTTCGCTTCGGTGTCCATGTAGAGGCG
The sequence above is a segment of the Plutella xylostella chromosome 29, ilPluXylo3.1, whole genome shotgun sequence genome. Coding sequences within it:
- the LOC105388225 gene encoding phosphotriesterase-related protein — encoded protein: MPLKVQTVLGDVSPSALGRTLTHEHLAMDYSHFYSHPPPQLKSALDHKISLNQVGYLRQWPYSSSYNLVLNDKDAKAAVKNDVGYYKKFGGGTIAENTTEGLKRDLAFYKEVSKETGVHIVQGTGFYLAQTQGQQVLGSSQEQHYQHMVDELTVGCVEDKTVKAGFIGEVASIWPLQDFERTSILAAGLAQETVGCGVSFHPHRVQEAPFEIIRLYLEAGGRADKAVMSHLDRTIFKTDVLLDFAALGVYCQYDLFGTEVSYYQLCESIDMPSDAQRLDMMKLLVEEGFEDRLLMSHDIHTKHRLSDFGGHGYSHIINNVFPKMKIKGFSQQVIDKITIDNPAKWLAF